A genomic segment from Janthinobacterium sp. 64 encodes:
- a CDS encoding phasin family protein yields MFSFSEQWALAGKAVVEAQLISAQAYAQAAVDSGASVLDLQLDAARAALAAATVAGNQLLSVKDPQALLQLSRAQSQLAIERIGAYGRQAKDVAQETQEKFETVTKGEFAASRQKFGELLQVVKQTPVPLIIPFNNFLKTTFGGADEGYDKNKNTRPARQM; encoded by the coding sequence ATGTTTTCATTTTCCGAGCAATGGGCACTCGCCGGCAAGGCCGTGGTGGAAGCGCAATTGATCAGTGCGCAAGCGTATGCCCAGGCTGCCGTCGACAGCGGCGCCAGCGTGCTGGACTTGCAGCTCGATGCGGCCCGCGCGGCGTTGGCTGCCGCTACGGTGGCGGGCAATCAGCTGCTGTCCGTGAAGGATCCGCAAGCGCTGCTGCAACTGTCGCGCGCGCAGTCGCAACTGGCCATCGAACGCATCGGTGCATATGGTCGCCAGGCAAAGGATGTTGCCCAAGAAACCCAGGAAAAATTCGAGACTGTGACAAAGGGTGAGTTTGCTGCATCGCGTCAAAAATTTGGCGAGTTGTTGCAGGTGGTAAAGCAAACCCCCGTGCCCCTGATTATTCCCTTCAATAATTTTCTAAAAACCACTTTCGGCGGCGCCGATGAAGGGTATGATAAAAATAAAAACACGCGTCCCGCCCGTCAAATGTAG
- a CDS encoding DUF2721 domain-containing protein encodes MNIQIGDIGHIIQLAIAPVFLLTGIGTMLVVLTNRLGRIIDRTRVLEDRLDIGYNDFYMDELDTLYTRTHLINYSISLSTACGFFVCVIIAMLFLGDILNLTLDKYIAAFFVLAVICLIGCFIYLLREIHLAAKAQRIRRHIRPPH; translated from the coding sequence ATGAACATACAGATCGGCGACATCGGCCATATCATTCAGCTGGCGATTGCGCCGGTTTTCCTGCTGACCGGCATCGGCACCATGCTGGTGGTGCTGACCAATCGCCTGGGCCGCATCATCGATCGCACGCGCGTGCTGGAAGACCGGCTCGACATCGGTTACAACGATTTCTATATGGATGAGCTAGATACGCTCTATACGCGTACCCATCTGATTAATTACTCGATTTCGCTGAGCACGGCCTGCGGTTTCTTCGTCTGCGTCATCATCGCCATGCTGTTTTTGGGCGATATTCTGAACCTGACCCTCGATAAATACATCGCGGCCTTCTTTGTGCTGGCCGTGATTTGCCTGATCGGCTGTTTTATTTATTTACTGCGCGAAATTCACCTGGCCGCCAAAGCCCAGCGCATCCGGCGCCATATCCGCCCGCCCCATTAA
- a CDS encoding SRPBCC family protein has protein sequence MTRLFLCLLMLCAVPATALAQAQRLDKLKVDVKRIEVDGQRMYEVDASGSVQAPPASVWKTLTTYERMSEFVPDLSSCRVLSRNGNEIIIEQQGMARFLFMNHAIHLVVRATETPLTSIDIALISGDMRHYEARWNLFPVPETGGTRIVFSSRLMPGFYVPGMLGTTMIRGDIERMMAAVLARIDSQHADKAG, from the coding sequence ATGACGCGACTCTTCCTCTGCCTGCTGATGCTGTGCGCCGTCCCCGCGACCGCGCTGGCACAGGCACAGCGCCTGGACAAGCTGAAGGTCGACGTCAAGCGCATCGAGGTCGACGGGCAGCGCATGTATGAAGTCGATGCCAGCGGCAGCGTGCAGGCGCCGCCGGCGTCCGTGTGGAAGACCCTGACCACGTACGAGCGCATGAGCGAATTCGTGCCCGACCTCAGTTCCTGCCGCGTGCTGTCGCGCAACGGCAATGAAATCATCATCGAGCAGCAGGGCATGGCGCGCTTCCTGTTCATGAACCACGCCATCCACCTCGTGGTGCGGGCCACGGAGACGCCGTTGACCTCCATCGACATCGCCCTGATCTCGGGCGACATGCGGCATTACGAAGCACGCTGGAATCTGTTTCCCGTACCCGAGACGGGCGGCACGCGCATCGTCTTTTCCAGCCGGCTGATGCCGGGCTTCTATGTGCCCGGCATGCTGGGCACGACCATGATACGCGGCGATATCGAGCGCATGATGGCAGCCGTCTTAGCCCGCATCGACAGCCAGCACGCCGACAAAGCGGGCTAA
- the pip gene encoding prolyl aminopeptidase, giving the protein MPDSLSPLFPALTPNRHGMLAVDDIHTIYWEECGNPDGIPVLFLHGGPGAGLSPQHRRFFDPQRYRVILFDQRGAGKSTPLGEWRNNTTQLLIDDIEVLRAQFGIAQWLVFGGSWGSTLALAYGQAHPAACLGFVLRGIFLCTQAEIDWFIEGVRWFYPELYAEFAAPIPAEERGDLLAAYVQRILSSDPAVYWPAARAWSRFEGRRVYLMPQPEDAPNDALDLGVGRLESHYMANLGFFEEDQLIRNMGRIAHLPAVIVQGRYDAICPPLSAYRLQQAWPGSQLEMIPDAGHGALEHGIASALVRATERFVPGRGFA; this is encoded by the coding sequence ATGCCAGACTCCCTGTCGCCCCTGTTTCCCGCCCTGACGCCGAACCGGCACGGCATGCTGGCGGTTGATGACATCCACACCATTTATTGGGAAGAGTGCGGCAATCCCGACGGCATTCCCGTGCTGTTCCTGCATGGTGGCCCGGGCGCGGGCCTGTCGCCGCAGCACCGCCGCTTTTTTGACCCGCAGCGCTACCGCGTGATCCTGTTCGACCAGCGCGGCGCGGGCAAGTCCACGCCGCTGGGTGAATGGCGCAACAACACGACGCAGTTGCTGATCGACGATATCGAAGTGCTGCGCGCCCAGTTCGGCATCGCCCAATGGCTGGTGTTTGGCGGCTCCTGGGGCTCGACCCTGGCGCTGGCGTATGGCCAGGCGCATCCGGCAGCTTGCCTCGGTTTCGTACTGCGCGGCATCTTTTTGTGCACGCAGGCGGAAATCGACTGGTTCATCGAAGGCGTGCGCTGGTTTTATCCGGAACTGTACGCAGAATTTGCCGCGCCCATTCCGGCCGAGGAGCGGGGCGACTTGCTGGCCGCTTACGTGCAACGCATCCTCAGCAGCGATCCCGCCGTGTACTGGCCTGCCGCGCGCGCCTGGAGCCGCTTCGAGGGGCGCCGCGTGTACCTGATGCCGCAGCCGGAAGACGCGCCGAACGATGCGCTCGACCTTGGCGTGGGCAGGCTCGAATCGCATTACATGGCCAACCTGGGCTTTTTCGAGGAAGACCAGCTGATCCGCAACATGGGGCGCATCGCGCACTTGCCGGCCGTCATCGTGCAGGGACGCTACGACGCCATCTGCCCGCCGCTGTCGGCCTACCGTTTGCAGCAGGCCTGGCCCGGTTCCCAGCTGGAGATGATACCGGACGCGGGCCATGGCGCGCTGGAGCACGGCATCGCTTCGGCGCTGGTGCGCGCCACCGAGCGCTTCGTGCCGGGGCGCGGCTTCGCATGA
- a CDS encoding NADPH-dependent 2,4-dienoyl-CoA reductase, with protein MTAYPHLLAPLDLGFTSLRNRVIMGSMHTGLEDRFYHYGKLAAFYRERARGGVGLIVTGGISPNRQGWLLPFGGTLNFLGDVPNHRKVTRAVHEEGGKIVMQILHAGRYGYQPFVVSASAKKSPISPFRPRPLSERGIERTICDYVRCARLAQKAGYDGIEVMGSEGYLLNQFLCARTNLRQDRWGGTIENRMRLPVEIVRRIRAAVGPNFIIMYRHSLLDLVEGGNTWDDVVTVAKALEQAGVTILNTGFGWHEARVPTIVTSVPRAAFASVAGRLRREVTIPVVASNRINMPHEANAILERGDCDLVSMARPFLADPDFVAKAASGRADEINTCIGCNQACLDHTFANKRASCLVNPRACHETELVYAKKAVPRRVAVVGAGPAGLSAACVAAECGHEVTLFDSSDSVGGQFKVAMQIPGKEEFTETIRYFARRLALLDVKLRLGQRVTREQLLAGGYDDVIVATGIKVRLPAIPGIDHPKVLSYLDVLQAKKPVGARVAIIGAGGIGFDVGEYLLHDPAHPLPQSVATWAGEWGVDLNAATGGGLVPPAAPHPVRQIFLLQRKTSKVGAGLGKTSGWVHRAALARNGVAMLAGVSYDKIDAQGLHITVGGEQRLLAVDNVVICAGQDSLTELMPETDKDGKPLQAGGPRFHKIGGAALAAELDAKRAIREGAELAASL; from the coding sequence ATGACTGCCTATCCACATCTGCTGGCCCCGCTCGACCTGGGTTTTACCTCCTTGCGCAACCGCGTCATCATGGGGTCCATGCATACGGGCCTGGAAGACCGGTTCTATCATTATGGCAAGCTGGCCGCGTTCTACCGCGAACGGGCGCGCGGCGGCGTGGGGCTGATCGTCACGGGCGGCATCTCGCCGAACCGCCAGGGCTGGCTGCTGCCATTCGGCGGCACCCTCAATTTCCTCGGCGACGTGCCGAACCACCGCAAGGTGACGCGCGCCGTGCACGAAGAGGGCGGCAAGATCGTCATGCAGATCCTGCATGCGGGCCGCTATGGCTATCAGCCCTTCGTCGTGTCGGCATCGGCAAAAAAATCGCCGATCTCCCCGTTCCGCCCCCGTCCCTTAAGCGAGCGCGGCATCGAGCGCACCATCTGCGACTACGTGCGCTGCGCGCGCCTGGCGCAAAAGGCGGGCTATGACGGCATCGAAGTGATGGGCAGCGAAGGATATTTGTTGAACCAGTTCCTGTGCGCGCGCACGAATCTGCGCCAGGACCGCTGGGGCGGCACGATCGAGAACCGCATGCGCCTGCCCGTGGAGATCGTGCGCCGCATCCGCGCCGCCGTCGGCCCCAACTTCATCATCATGTACCGCCACTCGCTGCTCGACCTGGTCGAGGGCGGCAATACCTGGGATGACGTGGTGACGGTGGCCAAGGCGCTGGAACAGGCGGGCGTGACCATTCTCAATACCGGCTTCGGCTGGCATGAGGCCCGGGTGCCCACCATCGTCACCTCGGTGCCGCGCGCCGCCTTTGCCAGCGTGGCGGGCCGGCTGCGCCGCGAAGTCACCATTCCCGTGGTGGCGTCGAACCGCATCAACATGCCGCACGAAGCGAACGCCATCCTGGAACGGGGCGACTGCGACCTCGTGTCGATGGCGCGCCCCTTCCTGGCCGACCCTGATTTTGTCGCCAAGGCCGCCTCGGGCCGCGCCGACGAAATCAACACCTGCATCGGCTGCAACCAGGCCTGCCTGGACCACACCTTTGCCAACAAGCGCGCCAGCTGCCTGGTCAACCCGCGCGCCTGCCATGAAACGGAACTTGTTTACGCGAAAAAGGCCGTGCCGCGCCGGGTGGCCGTCGTCGGCGCCGGGCCGGCGGGCTTGTCCGCCGCCTGCGTGGCCGCCGAATGCGGGCACGAGGTGACCCTGTTCGACAGCAGCGACAGCGTGGGCGGCCAGTTCAAGGTGGCGATGCAGATACCGGGCAAGGAAGAATTCACGGAAACCATCCGCTATTTTGCGCGTCGGCTGGCGCTGCTGGACGTCAAGCTGCGCCTGGGCCAGCGCGTGACGCGCGAGCAATTGCTGGCCGGCGGCTATGACGACGTCATCGTCGCTACCGGCATCAAGGTGCGCCTGCCGGCCATTCCCGGCATCGACCACCCGAAAGTGCTGTCGTATCTGGATGTGCTGCAAGCCAAGAAGCCGGTGGGCGCGCGCGTGGCCATCATCGGCGCGGGCGGCATCGGCTTCGACGTGGGCGAGTATTTGCTGCACGACCCGGCGCACCCGCTGCCGCAATCCGTGGCGACGTGGGCGGGCGAGTGGGGCGTGGACTTGAATGCGGCCACCGGTGGCGGCCTGGTGCCGCCCGCAGCCCCCCATCCCGTGCGGCAAATCTTCCTGTTGCAGCGCAAGACCTCGAAAGTGGGTGCGGGGCTGGGCAAGACGTCGGGCTGGGTGCACCGCGCGGCGCTGGCGAGAAACGGCGTGGCCATGCTGGCCGGCGTGAGCTACGACAAGATCGACGCGCAGGGCTTGCACATCACCGTGGGCGGCGAGCAGCGCCTGCTGGCGGTGGACAACGTGGTCATCTGCGCGGGCCAGGACAGCTTGACGGAACTCATGCCGGAAACGGACAAGGATGGCAAGCCCCTGCAGGCGGGCGGCCCGCGCTTCCACAAGATAGGCGGCGCCGCGCTGGCGGCGGAACTCGACGCCAAGCGGGCGATACGGGAAGGGGCGGAGCTGGCGGCGAGTTTATAA
- a CDS encoding acetyl-CoA C-acetyltransferase, translating to MDDVVIVAAGRTAVGKFGGSLAKIPASELGAHVIKGLLAQTGIDPNLIGEAILGQVLTAAVGQNAARQAVIKAGLPSSIPAFTINKVCGSGLKATHLAAQAIKCGDANIIIAGGQENMSASPHAMNGSRDGFRMGDFKMVDTMIVDGLWDVYNQYHMGITAENVAKKYEVTRAEQDEFALQSQLKAEAAQKAGKFKDEILPLEIANKKGTVVFDSDEYIKPGSTLESLTGLRPAFAKDGTVTAGNASGLNDGAAAVIMMSAAQAKELGLKPLARIKAYASSGLDPAVMGMGPVSASRLCLKKAGWTHEELDLMEINEAFAAQAIAVNKEMGWDTSKINVNGGAIAIGHPIGASGARILVTLIHEMIRRDAKKGLAALCIGGGMGVALAIERD from the coding sequence ATGGATGATGTCGTAATCGTGGCCGCCGGCCGTACCGCAGTCGGCAAATTCGGTGGCAGTCTGGCCAAGATTCCTGCGTCCGAACTGGGCGCGCATGTAATCAAGGGCTTGCTGGCACAAACCGGCATCGACCCGAACCTGATCGGCGAAGCGATCCTGGGCCAGGTGCTGACGGCTGCCGTCGGCCAGAACGCCGCGCGCCAGGCTGTCATCAAGGCCGGCTTGCCCAGCTCCATCCCGGCATTCACCATCAACAAGGTATGCGGCAGCGGCCTGAAGGCCACGCACCTGGCGGCGCAAGCGATCAAATGCGGCGACGCCAACATCATCATCGCCGGCGGCCAGGAAAACATGAGCGCCTCGCCGCACGCGATGAACGGCTCGCGCGACGGTTTCCGCATGGGCGACTTCAAGATGGTCGACACCATGATCGTCGACGGCCTGTGGGACGTGTACAACCAGTACCACATGGGCATCACGGCGGAAAACGTCGCCAAGAAATACGAAGTGACGCGCGCCGAGCAGGATGAATTCGCGCTGCAGTCGCAACTGAAGGCGGAAGCGGCGCAAAAAGCGGGCAAGTTCAAGGATGAAATCCTGCCGCTGGAAATCGCCAACAAAAAAGGCACCGTGGTCTTCGACAGCGATGAATACATCAAGCCGGGCTCGACCCTGGAATCGCTGACCGGCCTGCGTCCCGCGTTCGCCAAGGACGGTACTGTCACCGCCGGCAATGCTTCCGGCCTGAACGACGGCGCCGCCGCCGTCATCATGATGTCCGCTGCACAAGCGAAGGAACTGGGCTTGAAGCCGCTGGCACGCATCAAGGCCTATGCCTCGTCGGGCCTGGACCCTGCCGTCATGGGCATGGGCCCTGTCTCCGCTTCGCGTCTGTGCCTGAAAAAAGCCGGCTGGACGCATGAAGAGCTGGACCTGATGGAAATCAATGAAGCGTTTGCCGCGCAAGCGATTGCCGTCAACAAGGAAATGGGCTGGGATACCAGCAAGATCAACGTGAACGGCGGCGCGATTGCCATCGGCCACCCGATCGGCGCCTCCGGCGCGCGCATCCTGGTCACCCTGATCCACGAAATGATACGCCGCGACGCCAAGAAAGGCCTGGCAGCATTGTGCATCGGCGGTGGCATGGGCGTTGCTCTCGCCATCGAGCGCGATTAA
- a CDS encoding Lrp/AsnC family transcriptional regulator — protein MKISEVSLDATDLQILRLLQDEGRLSNARLAERLKLSETPVWRRLRRLEEEGFITGYQALLNRKKLGIGLVAFVRVVFANHGGEQPSQFEQAIATIPEILSCHNVAGEADYFLQVVARDLETYGEFVSTVLRRLPGVAEIQSSLSMREIKSSNRLPLLLA, from the coding sequence ATGAAAATTTCAGAAGTTAGCCTCGACGCCACCGATTTGCAGATACTCAGGCTGTTGCAGGATGAAGGAAGGCTGTCCAACGCGCGCCTGGCCGAGCGCTTGAAGCTCAGTGAAACCCCCGTCTGGCGCCGCCTGCGCCGCCTGGAAGAGGAAGGCTTTATTACCGGCTACCAGGCTTTGCTCAACCGCAAGAAACTGGGCATCGGCCTGGTGGCATTTGTCCGGGTCGTGTTTGCCAACCATGGCGGCGAGCAGCCGTCGCAGTTCGAGCAGGCGATCGCGACGATTCCCGAGATATTGTCGTGCCACAATGTGGCGGGCGAAGCCGATTATTTCCTGCAAGTGGTGGCGCGCGACCTGGAAACGTATGGTGAATTCGTCTCGACGGTGTTGCGCCGCCTGCCTGGCGTGGCGGAAATCCAGTCCAGCCTGTCGATGCGCGAAATCAAGTCGTCGAACCGCCTGCCCTTGCTGCTGGCCTGA
- a CDS encoding LysE family translocator yields the protein MSDSTFLMYLLALTGAFLLPGPDMALVLATGAARGVATALVTALGIAGARAVHVALSGAGLAALMVTHPQALQWVKWAGAAYLLYLALRLLQSALSKKTAQEAAAPATAHGARASLVRGFLTNLLNPKALLFCSMFLPQFVVGSEQVGMQYLRLGAVLVLMGLLFDALYAVLAARLARRLRGKPSPYGKFVLPTVFVLLAGRLVLG from the coding sequence ATGTCCGATTCTACCTTCCTGATGTACCTGCTGGCACTGACCGGCGCCTTTTTATTACCGGGCCCCGACATGGCGCTGGTGCTGGCGACGGGCGCCGCGCGCGGCGTGGCGACGGCGCTGGTGACGGCGCTGGGCATCGCCGGCGCGCGCGCCGTGCACGTGGCGCTGTCGGGCGCAGGCCTGGCGGCATTGATGGTCACGCATCCGCAAGCCTTGCAGTGGGTCAAATGGGCGGGCGCCGCCTACCTGCTGTACCTGGCGCTGCGCCTGCTGCAGTCGGCCCTGTCGAAAAAGACGGCGCAGGAAGCAGCCGCCCCCGCCACGGCACACGGCGCCCGCGCCAGCCTGGTGCGCGGCTTCCTGACGAATCTGCTCAATCCGAAGGCACTGCTGTTTTGCAGCATGTTCCTGCCGCAATTCGTCGTCGGCAGCGAGCAGGTCGGCATGCAATACCTGCGCCTGGGTGCCGTGCTGGTGCTGATGGGCCTGCTGTTCGATGCCCTGTATGCGGTCTTGGCCGCGCGTCTGGCGCGCCGCCTGCGCGGCAAACCTTCGCCTTACGGCAAGTTCGTGCTGCCCACCGTCTTCGTGCTGCTGGCCGGACGGCTGGTGCTGGGCTGA
- the phbB gene encoding acetoacetyl-CoA reductase, with the protein MARVALVTGGMGGLGEAVCFKLAALGYRVVTTYSPGNQKVADWLATTKDMGYDFKAYPCDVADYDSAAACVAAVEADIGPVDVLVNNAGITRDMTFKKMDKPNWDAVMGTNLDSVFNMTKPVCDGMVERGWGRIINISSVNGQKGAFGQTNYSAAKAGMHGFTKSLALEVARKNVTVNTISPGYIGTKMVMAIPQEVLDSKIIPQIPMARLGKPEEVAGLVAYLASDEAAFVTGANISINGGQHMS; encoded by the coding sequence ATGGCAAGAGTTGCATTGGTAACTGGTGGCATGGGTGGTCTGGGCGAAGCAGTCTGTTTCAAGCTGGCGGCGCTCGGCTATCGCGTGGTCACGACCTATTCTCCAGGCAATCAGAAGGTCGCGGACTGGCTGGCGACGACCAAGGACATGGGCTATGACTTCAAGGCGTATCCGTGCGACGTGGCCGACTACGATTCGGCCGCTGCCTGCGTGGCTGCCGTGGAAGCGGACATCGGTCCTGTCGACGTGCTGGTGAATAACGCCGGCATCACGCGCGACATGACGTTCAAGAAGATGGACAAGCCGAACTGGGATGCCGTGATGGGCACCAACCTCGACTCCGTTTTCAACATGACCAAGCCTGTCTGTGACGGCATGGTGGAACGCGGCTGGGGCCGCATCATCAATATCTCGTCCGTGAATGGTCAGAAGGGTGCCTTCGGCCAGACCAACTATTCGGCTGCGAAAGCCGGCATGCACGGTTTCACCAAGTCGCTGGCGCTGGAAGTGGCGCGCAAGAACGTCACAGTCAATACCATTTCGCCAGGCTACATCGGCACCAAGATGGTCATGGCAATTCCACAGGAAGTGCTCGACAGCAAAATCATCCCGCAAATTCCGATGGCGCGCCTGGGCAAGCCGGAAGAAGTGGCCGGCCTGGTGGCCTACCTGGCGTCCGATGAAGCCGCGTTCGTCACGGGCGCGAATATCTCGATCAACGGCGGCCAGCACATGTCGTAA